From the genome of Prevotella herbatica, one region includes:
- the tgt gene encoding tRNA guanosine(34) transglycosylase Tgt, producing the protein MTFEVQHTDNASDARTGVITTDHGQIKTPIFMPVGTAGTVKGVHFSELRDQINAQIILGNTYHLYLRPGLETLRAAGGLHGFNGWERPILTDSGGFQVFSLTGIRKLTEEGCTFQSHIDGSKHIFTPENVMDTERVIGADIMMALDECPPGKSDYAYAKKSLAMTQRWLDRCFKRFKETEPLYGYNQSLFPIVQGCTYKDLRRDAAKFVADKGADGNAIGGLAVGEPTDIMYEMIEVVNEILPKDKPRYLMGVGTPQNILEAIERGVDMFDCVMPTRNGRNALLFTYNGTMNMRNKKWENDFTPIDEDGCEVDKVYTKAYLHHLFKAKELLAMQIGSIHNLAFYLRLVTDARNHIEKGDFVAWKNSIIDQLGQRL; encoded by the coding sequence ATGACATTTGAAGTTCAACACACAGATAACGCAAGCGACGCACGCACAGGAGTCATTACAACCGATCACGGGCAGATAAAGACCCCAATCTTTATGCCAGTAGGCACAGCTGGTACCGTAAAGGGTGTACACTTCAGTGAATTGCGTGATCAGATAAATGCCCAGATCATTCTTGGAAACACGTATCATCTGTATCTTCGTCCTGGATTGGAAACACTCCGTGCAGCAGGTGGATTGCACGGTTTTAACGGATGGGAACGTCCTATTCTTACAGACAGTGGAGGCTTTCAAGTGTTTTCACTGACTGGCATTCGTAAACTAACCGAAGAAGGATGCACTTTCCAGTCACATATTGACGGAAGCAAACACATTTTCACCCCTGAGAACGTTATGGATACAGAACGTGTCATCGGTGCAGACATCATGATGGCACTAGACGAATGTCCTCCTGGCAAAAGTGACTATGCGTATGCCAAGAAAAGTCTTGCTATGACTCAAAGATGGCTAGATAGATGCTTTAAAAGATTTAAAGAGACAGAACCACTTTACGGATACAATCAAAGTCTCTTCCCCATTGTTCAGGGATGCACATATAAGGACTTACGACGCGATGCTGCGAAATTTGTTGCTGACAAAGGTGCTGACGGAAATGCCATAGGTGGTCTTGCTGTAGGAGAGCCAACTGATATCATGTATGAGATGATTGAAGTGGTTAACGAAATCCTACCAAAAGACAAGCCTCGTTATCTAATGGGAGTTGGAACACCTCAAAACATTTTAGAAGCAATAGAGCGTGGTGTTGACATGTTTGATTGTGTTATGCCTACACGTAACGGGCGCAACGCATTATTGTTTACTTACAATGGGACAATGAACATGCGTAACAAAAAATGGGAGAATGATTTCACTCCAATTGACGAAGACGGATGTGAAGTTGACAAAGTATATACCAAAGCATATCTCCATCATTTGTTCAAGGCAAAAGAACTTCTTGCTATGCAAATAGGAAGTATACACAATCTGGCTTTCTACCTACGATTAGTTACAGATGCCAGAAATCACATTGAGAAAGGTGACTTTGTTGCATGGAAAAACTCGATAATAGATCAATTAGGTCAACGTTTATAA
- the lon gene encoding endopeptidase La, whose product MNNKYTSIQMIADYEGDINNLLDINIAGDIPILATRNLVLFPGILMPVLVGREPSVKLIKKLQKNPETIFGIFSQEDENVENPTFKDLYNSGVYAKIVKVVEMPGVEKNVTAIIQGLGRCQLEDLVKTKPYYVGKVSPLAENITPAKDKDFKAIYETVLNTAKKYITLSDEMPDESQFALDNIHNDVLTINYVCSNLPLDVEEKIKLLKAKNIQERALSLLKILDRDIQLMKLKQDIFQKTRTDLDDQQKEYFLQQQIKNIKEELGHGESPEAHELAEKAKNKKWNIDVSKTFYKELEKLETCNPQSPEYTVLVNYLQNMVNLPWGIYTKDDLNINRAQKVLDHDHYGMEKVKERILEYISVLQLRGDLKSPIICLYGPPGVGKTSLGKSIAESLHRKYVRVSLGGVHDESEIRGHRRTYIGAMPGRIIKSIQKAGSSNPVFILDEIDKVTQNTVNGDPSSALLEVLDPEQNNAFHDNYLDVDYDLSKVLFIATANDLNTIPRPLLDRMEIIEVSGYITEEKIEIAKRHLLPKELENTGLDSIRPKIKFNKVALERIIEQYTRESGVRQLEKQINKALRKIAYEKAVKGYIVENNITPNEIESLLGKAPFYRDIYQGNDYAGVVTGLAWTSVGGEILFIETSLNQGKGGKLTLTGNLGDVMKESAMIALQYVKAHIDNLNVDYRIFDNWNIHIHVPEGATPKDGPSAGITIATSIASAITQRKVRKNTAMTGEITLRGKVLPVGGIKEKILAAKRAGITDIVMCKENQKDIEEIPEKYRIGVEFHYVENVQQVWDFALTEEKVENAVEFTIPEEKDK is encoded by the coding sequence ATGAATAACAAATATACATCGATACAAATGATTGCCGACTATGAAGGCGATATCAACAATCTGCTTGATATAAACATCGCCGGCGACATTCCTATTCTTGCTACACGTAACCTAGTATTGTTCCCAGGTATACTTATGCCTGTTTTAGTAGGTAGAGAACCTAGCGTAAAGCTCATAAAGAAACTACAAAAGAACCCTGAAACAATATTCGGAATATTCAGTCAGGAAGATGAAAATGTTGAAAATCCAACTTTCAAGGATTTATATAATAGCGGAGTCTATGCTAAGATTGTTAAAGTTGTTGAGATGCCAGGAGTTGAGAAAAACGTCACTGCCATCATTCAAGGATTAGGAAGATGCCAACTAGAGGATTTAGTAAAGACAAAACCATACTATGTAGGCAAAGTTTCACCTTTAGCTGAAAATATTACACCTGCAAAAGACAAAGATTTCAAAGCTATATACGAAACCGTACTTAACACGGCAAAAAAATACATCACTCTCAGTGATGAAATGCCTGATGAGTCTCAGTTTGCACTTGACAATATACACAATGATGTATTAACGATAAACTATGTTTGTTCAAACTTGCCTTTAGATGTTGAAGAGAAAATAAAACTTTTAAAAGCAAAAAATATACAGGAGCGCGCTTTATCACTACTGAAGATACTTGACCGTGATATTCAGCTAATGAAACTAAAGCAAGATATCTTCCAGAAGACTCGCACCGACCTTGATGATCAACAGAAAGAATACTTTCTGCAACAACAGATAAAGAACATCAAGGAAGAACTTGGACATGGCGAATCTCCAGAGGCACACGAGCTAGCAGAGAAGGCCAAGAACAAGAAATGGAACATAGATGTTTCGAAGACATTTTACAAGGAACTTGAAAAGTTAGAAACGTGTAATCCCCAAAGTCCTGAATACACCGTTCTGGTTAATTACCTACAAAACATGGTGAATTTACCTTGGGGTATATACACTAAAGATGACTTGAATATCAATCGTGCCCAAAAGGTTTTGGACCACGACCACTATGGCATGGAAAAAGTTAAGGAAAGAATCCTTGAATACATTTCCGTACTACAGTTACGCGGAGACCTTAAATCACCAATAATCTGTCTTTATGGCCCTCCTGGAGTCGGCAAAACTTCTCTCGGAAAAAGCATTGCAGAATCTTTACACCGTAAGTATGTACGCGTATCGTTAGGTGGTGTACACGATGAATCAGAGATTCGCGGACATCGCCGCACATATATTGGTGCAATGCCTGGAAGAATCATAAAGAGCATACAAAAAGCAGGCTCAAGTAACCCGGTATTCATACTTGATGAGATTGATAAGGTTACTCAAAACACCGTAAATGGTGATCCTTCATCTGCACTTCTTGAAGTTTTAGATCCAGAACAGAACAACGCATTCCACGATAATTATCTTGACGTGGATTATGACTTATCAAAGGTGTTGTTTATTGCTACAGCAAATGATCTAAATACAATTCCACGCCCTCTACTCGACCGTATGGAAATAATTGAGGTTAGCGGATATATTACAGAAGAAAAGATTGAAATAGCAAAACGCCATCTTCTTCCTAAAGAACTTGAGAATACAGGTCTAGATTCTATAAGACCTAAAATAAAATTCAACAAGGTCGCCCTTGAAAGAATTATAGAACAATACACACGTGAAAGCGGTGTAAGACAACTAGAAAAGCAAATAAACAAAGCTTTACGCAAAATAGCATACGAAAAAGCTGTTAAGGGATATATCGTAGAAAACAACATTACTCCAAACGAAATCGAATCGCTATTGGGTAAAGCACCTTTCTACAGAGATATATACCAAGGTAATGACTATGCTGGAGTAGTAACAGGCTTGGCTTGGACAAGTGTTGGTGGTGAAATCTTGTTTATTGAAACATCACTCAATCAGGGTAAGGGCGGTAAACTCACCTTAACAGGTAATCTTGGTGACGTGATGAAGGAATCGGCAATGATAGCTCTACAATACGTAAAGGCTCACATTGACAATTTAAACGTTGACTACCGCATCTTTGACAACTGGAATATACATATTCATGTACCAGAAGGCGCAACACCTAAAGATGGTCCTTCTGCAGGTATAACAATCGCTACATCAATAGCATCTGCTATAACCCAACGCAAAGTGCGCAAAAATACAGCTATGACTGGTGAGATTACTCTTAGAGGTAAAGTTCTCCCTGTAGGTGGTATAAAAGAAAAAATACTTGCAGCAAAGCGTGCAGGAATAACAGACATCGTGATGTGCAAGGAAAACCAAAAGGATATAGAGGAAATACCTGAGAAATATCGTATTGGTGTAGAGTTCCATTACGTTGAGAATGTTCAACAGGTATGGGATTTCGCCCTAACAGAAGAGAAAGTAGAGAATGCTGTAGAATTTACTATCCCTGAAGAAAAAGACAAATGA